The Vespula vulgaris chromosome 4, iyVesVulg1.1, whole genome shotgun sequence genome has a segment encoding these proteins:
- the LOC127063354 gene encoding Golgi to ER traffic protein 4 homolog: protein MASRYNHGVQRVLAKLEASINSENYYEAHQMYRTLYFRYLGQKKYAELLELLYNGSLLLLQHEQHASGADLGILLINVLMQSESQPSSEYFEKITHLFSLMSPFSPERESFVQLALRWSTKGTNHKTGDPELHQRIAQVFWREKNYLMARQHFIYSKDGSGCAAMLVELHEQRGYSNEIDLFIAQAVLQYLCLQNKKTAQEVFNSYTSRHPKINSGPPYLLPLLNFLFFLLKTIDSGKLGVFTVLCDQYQISLNRDPCYRQYLDKIGQLFFNVPPPRPRNTGLFGSLLQSFFNGLEEEDSDDEQRNIASTSHATQELD, encoded by the exons ATGGCCTCGCGGTATAATCACGGTGTTCAGCGAGTTTTAGCAAAATTAGAAGCATCTATTAATtcagaaaattattatgaagCTCATCAAATGTACAGAACTTTATATTTCAG ATATCTCGGACAGAAAAAATATGCAGAATTATTGGAATTATTGTACAATGGATCTTTACTTTTGCTACAGCACGAACAG CATGCTAGTGGAGCCGACTTAGGAATTTTACTGATAAACGTTTTAATGCAATCAGAGTCACAACCATCATcggaatattttgaaaaaataacacATTTGTTTAGTTTAATGAGTCCCTTTTCTCCTGAAAGAGAATCGTTTGTACAGTTGGCTCTTCGATGGAGTACGAAAGGAACAAATCATAAAACTGGAGACCCTGAATTACATCAAAGAATAGCACAAGTATTTTGGagag agaaaaattatttaatggcTAGACAACATTTCATATATAGTAAAGATGGTTCTGGATGTGCCGCAATGTTAGTAGAATTACATGAACAACGTGGATATTCAAATGAGATAGACCTTTTTATAGCCCAAGCAGTTTTGCA ATACCTTTGTttacaaaataagaaaactgCGCAAGAAGTATTTAATTCTTATACTTCTCGACATCCAAAAATAAATAGCGGTCCACcgtatcttcttcctttattgaactttctattctttttattaaaaacaattgaTAG CGGTAAATTAGGAGTTTTCACAGTTCTTTGCGATCAATATCAGATATCCTTGAACAGAGATCCCTGTTATCGCCAGTATTTAGATAAAATAGGCCAGTTGTTCTTCAATGTTCCACCACCACGTCCTCGTAATACTGGATTATTTGGGTCACTTTtgcaatcattttttaatggtTTAGAAGAAGAGGATTCCGACGATGAACAGCGAAATATAGCATCGACGTCGCACGCGACACAAGAACTTGACTGA
- the LOC127063351 gene encoding uncharacterized protein LOC127063351 isoform X1: MDLAETMKNIVAKGMQTEMGPPGGGSGYPGNPSSAGYVTEKTYMLIQAYLQTKSWNPSIELLQCIAEYKDGSIIPSAAYLQMMASRMAVDSQGRLVLRENGKIILPYEHFANAVMMKHITGPQGIHLGLEGTVRAVMESYTIGREYFGMEKEFIIEVVQNCPNPACRYKNQFEMQKMGHMAPTYIQENEATTSLLRTGFPHNTDFQPALSGANPNTHLPIGTGADMSEMRGGGNQMNIQRPPSRPSLNIPHRPVSQEKKVSTNKQHYESLISNIPISDHKLTEFLRTNLDNLDSLSGLGLGNLQSLSNANKDLLALHNGAWSLENEKGSRSSSSNLEVGQEKIIRAYTEVIKNTARMKACIRPAMCKPYGKQSEALQKTLVDTIQLVQSLRSIIPPPIIPIVSWKNEDKHRLDHTGTPYLPALKAGGLEELCEQRKLD, translated from the exons aTGGACTTGGCAGAaactatgaaaaatattgttgcCAAAGGTATGCAAACAGAGATGGGTCCACCGGGTGGAGGTTCTGGATATCCTGGTAACCCCAGCAGTGCGGGATATGTAACAGAGAAAACGTATATGTTAATTCAAGCATATTTGCAAACTAAAAGTTGGAATCCTAGCATTGAATTGTTACAATGCATAGCCGAATACAAGGATGGATCTATAATACCAAGTGCTGCGTACTTACa AATGATGGCATCTAGAATGGCGGTAGATTCACAAGGAAGATTAGTTTTGAGAGAAAAtgggaaaataatattaccttATGAACATTTTGCCAATGCTGTGATGATGAAGCACATAACTGGGCCACAGGGTATACATTTGGGACTCGAGGGAACAGTTAGGGCCGTTATGGAATCTTATACAATCGGACGAGAATATTTTGGAATGGAGAAGGAATTTATCATCGAGGTTGTACAGAATTGTCCAAATCCAGCTTGTCGGTATAAGAATCAGTTCGAGATGCAAAAGATGGGCCACATGGCACCTACGTATATTCAAGAGAATGAAGCTACCACATCCCTCTTACGTACAGGTTTTCCGCATAATACAGACTTTCAACCG GCTTTAAGCGGTGCTAATCCTAATACGCACTTACCCATCGGAACTGGTGCAGACATGTCAGAAATGAGAGGTGGTGGAAACCAAATGAATATACAACGTCCACCGAGCCGTCCATCTTTAAATATTCCACATCGGCCTGTgtctcaagaaaaaaaagtatcaacCAATAAACAGCATTATGAGTCACTAATATCTAATATTCCTATATCTGATCACAAATTAACAGAATTTTTACGAACAAATCTGGATAATTTGGACAGTCTTAGTGGACTTGGGCTAGGTAATCTTCAAAGTTTAAGCAATGCAAATAAAGATCTGTTAGCTTTACACAATGGTGCTTGGTcgttagaaaatgaaaagggtTCACGTTCGAGTTCTTCTAACTTGGAAG TTGGacaagaaaagataattagaGCTTATACAGAAGTTATAAAAAACACGGCCAGGATGAAGGCTTGTATACGTCCTGCAATGTGCAAACCATATGGAAAACAATCTGAAGCATTACAAAAAA CTTTGGTCGATACGATACAGCTTGTACAATCTCTGAGAAGTATTATACCACCACCTATTATACCAATCGTGAGCtggaaaaatgaagataaacaTCGGTTAGATCATACCGGTACTCCTTATCTTCCGGCatt aaaagCTGGTGGATTAGAAGAATTATGCGAACAGCGCAAGCTAGACTAG
- the LOC127063351 gene encoding uncharacterized protein LOC127063351 isoform X2, with product MDLAETMKNIVAKGMQTEMGPPGGGSGYPGNPSSAGYVTEKTYMLIQAYLQTKSWNPSIELLQCIAEYKDGSIIPSAAYLQMMASRMAVDSQGRLVLRENGKIILPYEHFANAVMMKHITGPQGIHLGLEGTVRAVMESYTIGREYFGMEKEFIIEVVQNCPNPACRYKNQFEMQKMGHMAPTYIQENEATTSLLRTGFPHNTDFQPALSGANPNTHLPIGTGADMSEMRGGGNQMNIQRPPSRPSLNIPHRPVSQEKKVSTNKQHYESLISNIPISDHKLTEFLRTNLDNLDSLSGLGLGNLQSLSNANKDLLALHNGAWSLENEKGSRSSSSNLEVGQEKIIRAYTEVIKNTARMKACIRPAMCKPYGKQSEALQKTLVDTIQLVQSLRSIIPPPIIPIVSWKNEDKHRLDHTGTPYLPAL from the exons aTGGACTTGGCAGAaactatgaaaaatattgttgcCAAAGGTATGCAAACAGAGATGGGTCCACCGGGTGGAGGTTCTGGATATCCTGGTAACCCCAGCAGTGCGGGATATGTAACAGAGAAAACGTATATGTTAATTCAAGCATATTTGCAAACTAAAAGTTGGAATCCTAGCATTGAATTGTTACAATGCATAGCCGAATACAAGGATGGATCTATAATACCAAGTGCTGCGTACTTACa AATGATGGCATCTAGAATGGCGGTAGATTCACAAGGAAGATTAGTTTTGAGAGAAAAtgggaaaataatattaccttATGAACATTTTGCCAATGCTGTGATGATGAAGCACATAACTGGGCCACAGGGTATACATTTGGGACTCGAGGGAACAGTTAGGGCCGTTATGGAATCTTATACAATCGGACGAGAATATTTTGGAATGGAGAAGGAATTTATCATCGAGGTTGTACAGAATTGTCCAAATCCAGCTTGTCGGTATAAGAATCAGTTCGAGATGCAAAAGATGGGCCACATGGCACCTACGTATATTCAAGAGAATGAAGCTACCACATCCCTCTTACGTACAGGTTTTCCGCATAATACAGACTTTCAACCG GCTTTAAGCGGTGCTAATCCTAATACGCACTTACCCATCGGAACTGGTGCAGACATGTCAGAAATGAGAGGTGGTGGAAACCAAATGAATATACAACGTCCACCGAGCCGTCCATCTTTAAATATTCCACATCGGCCTGTgtctcaagaaaaaaaagtatcaacCAATAAACAGCATTATGAGTCACTAATATCTAATATTCCTATATCTGATCACAAATTAACAGAATTTTTACGAACAAATCTGGATAATTTGGACAGTCTTAGTGGACTTGGGCTAGGTAATCTTCAAAGTTTAAGCAATGCAAATAAAGATCTGTTAGCTTTACACAATGGTGCTTGGTcgttagaaaatgaaaagggtTCACGTTCGAGTTCTTCTAACTTGGAAG TTGGacaagaaaagataattagaGCTTATACAGAAGTTATAAAAAACACGGCCAGGATGAAGGCTTGTATACGTCCTGCAATGTGCAAACCATATGGAAAACAATCTGAAGCATTACAAAAAA CTTTGGTCGATACGATACAGCTTGTACAATCTCTGAGAAGTATTATACCACCACCTATTATACCAATCGTGAGCtggaaaaatgaagataaacaTCGGTTAGATCATACCGGTACTCCTTATCTTCCGGCattgtaa